In Brevundimonas sp. SGAir0440, one DNA window encodes the following:
- a CDS encoding hemerythrin domain-containing protein, giving the protein MDITQLILDDHAEQRRLFAIIEQIDPKDTDALSAVWSRLSAFLDVHAEAEERLFYPELLKQGEGANDAEDGTVEGETEDAIEDHNKLRDAVKAVEKHKVGTKAWFDAVGEANVVNSKHMGEEERQGLTDFRMNADVETRHALAVKFAAFEAEYITGVKPVNKDPETYIEKHG; this is encoded by the coding sequence ATGGACATCACCCAGCTGATCCTCGACGACCATGCCGAACAGCGTCGGCTGTTTGCGATCATTGAACAGATCGACCCCAAGGACACCGATGCGCTGAGCGCCGTCTGGTCGCGGTTGTCGGCGTTCCTGGATGTGCACGCCGAGGCCGAGGAGCGGCTCTTCTATCCCGAGCTGCTGAAGCAGGGCGAGGGCGCCAACGACGCCGAGGACGGCACGGTCGAGGGCGAGACCGAAGACGCCATCGAGGATCACAACAAGCTGCGCGACGCGGTCAAGGCGGTCGAAAAGCACAAGGTCGGCACCAAGGCCTGGTTCGACGCCGTGGGCGAGGCGAACGTCGTCAACTCCAAACACATGGGCGAGGAAGAGCGGCAGGGGCTGACTGACTTCCGCATGAACGCCGACGTCGAGACGCGCCATGCGCTGGCGGTCAAGTTCGCCGCCTTCGAGGCCGAGTACATCACCGGCGTCAAGCCGGTGAACAAGGACCCGGAGACCTATATCGAAAAGCACGGCTGA
- a CDS encoding YebC/PmpR family DNA-binding transcriptional regulator, whose product MAGHSKFKNIMHRKGRADAQRSKLFSKLSRDITVAAKSGLPDPAANPRLRLAVNNAKAESLPKDVIQRAINKASGGDVDTMEEVRYEGRGPGGVGIIVEALTDNRNRAASNIGAAFKKNGGALSEMNSVAFMWDKVGKITYAAEAGSEDAVMEAAIEAGAQDVESDLVKPDIYEDAPGHTIWTAFEDLNDVAEAMSKVLGDPKSTAIVWKPQSEVPVTGEAVGTLFKLLDALDAEDDVSAVYSNEDISDEDAAKYAG is encoded by the coding sequence ATGGCCGGCCACTCGAAATTCAAGAACATCATGCACCGCAAGGGGCGCGCCGATGCGCAGCGCTCCAAGCTGTTCTCCAAACTGTCGCGCGACATCACCGTGGCGGCCAAGTCGGGCTTGCCGGATCCGGCGGCCAACCCGCGCCTGCGCCTGGCGGTCAACAACGCCAAGGCCGAAAGCCTGCCCAAGGACGTGATCCAGCGCGCCATCAACAAGGCCTCCGGCGGCGACGTCGATACGATGGAAGAGGTCCGCTACGAGGGCCGGGGTCCGGGCGGCGTGGGCATCATCGTCGAAGCCTTGACCGACAACCGCAACCGCGCGGCGTCCAACATCGGCGCGGCCTTCAAGAAGAACGGTGGCGCCCTGAGCGAGATGAACTCGGTCGCCTTCATGTGGGACAAGGTCGGCAAGATCACCTACGCCGCCGAGGCCGGTTCTGAAGACGCCGTGATGGAGGCCGCCATCGAGGCCGGCGCCCAGGACGTCGAGAGCGACTTGGTCAAGCCCGACATCTATGAGGACGCGCCGGGCCACACGATCTGGACCGCCTTCGAAGACCTGAACGACGTGGCCGAGGCCATGTCCAAGGTGCTGGGCGATCCCAAGTCCACCGCCATCGTGTGGAAGCCGCAGTCCGAAGTGCCGGTGACCGGCGAGGCCGTCGGCACCCTGTTCAAGCTGCTGGACGCGCTGGACGCCGAGGACGACGTGTCGGCGGTCTATTCGAACGAGGACATCTCCGACGAGGACGCGGCCAAATACGCGGGCTGA
- a CDS encoding arsenic transporter, whose translation MIVAFLIFAVTITLVIWQPKGLQIGWSAMGGAAAALLLGVVTLADIPVVWDIVWNATATFVAIIIISLLLDEAGFFEWAALHVGRWGGGHGRRLFVLFVLLGAAVSAVFANDGAALILTPIVIAMLLALGYGPKATLAFVMAAGFIADAASLPLVVSNLVNIVSADFFDIGFDRYAAVMAPVNLASIAATLMVLFVVFGRDIPKAYDVERLATPSSAIKDRATFLWGWIILAFLLIGFFVLEPRGVPVSAVAATGAVVLLVVAGRGAVVSTTKVLREAPWQVVIFSLGMYLVVYGLGDAGLTRQIAGLLDGFAQGGVWGAAFGTGFLTAFLSAIANNMPTVLIGALSIDASGATGAAREAMIYANVIGSDLGPKMTPIGSLATLLWLHVLARKGVKIGWGYYFKVGMVLTLPVLGVALAALALRLSV comes from the coding sequence ATGATCGTCGCCTTTCTGATCTTCGCGGTCACCATCACCCTGGTGATCTGGCAGCCGAAGGGCCTGCAGATCGGCTGGAGCGCGATGGGCGGTGCGGCGGCGGCGCTGTTGCTTGGCGTCGTCACCCTAGCCGACATCCCCGTGGTCTGGGACATCGTCTGGAACGCCACGGCGACCTTCGTCGCGATCATCATCATCAGCCTGTTGCTGGACGAGGCCGGCTTCTTTGAATGGGCGGCGCTGCATGTCGGGCGATGGGGCGGCGGCCATGGGCGCCGGCTGTTCGTCCTGTTCGTCCTGCTGGGCGCGGCGGTGTCGGCGGTCTTCGCCAACGACGGGGCGGCGCTGATCCTGACGCCCATCGTCATCGCCATGCTGCTGGCGCTCGGCTATGGCCCCAAGGCGACGCTGGCCTTCGTGATGGCGGCGGGTTTCATCGCGGATGCGGCCAGCCTGCCGCTGGTGGTGTCCAACCTGGTCAATATCGTCTCGGCCGACTTCTTCGACATCGGCTTCGACCGCTATGCGGCGGTCATGGCGCCGGTGAACCTGGCGAGCATCGCGGCGACGCTGATGGTGCTGTTTGTGGTGTTCGGGCGCGATATTCCCAAGGCCTATGACGTGGAGCGCCTGGCCACGCCGTCCAGCGCGATCAAGGACCGGGCGACCTTCCTCTGGGGCTGGATCATCCTGGCGTTTTTGCTGATCGGCTTCTTCGTGCTGGAGCCGCGAGGGGTCCCGGTGTCCGCCGTCGCCGCGACGGGGGCGGTCGTCCTGTTGGTCGTGGCGGGGCGCGGCGCGGTCGTCAGCACGACGAAGGTGCTGCGCGAGGCGCCGTGGCAGGTCGTGATCTTCTCACTGGGGATGTATCTGGTCGTCTATGGGCTGGGCGACGCCGGTCTGACACGCCAGATCGCCGGCCTTCTGGACGGATTCGCGCAGGGCGGGGTCTGGGGCGCGGCCTTCGGAACCGGGTTCCTGACGGCCTTCCTGTCGGCTATCGCCAACAATATGCCGACGGTCCTGATTGGCGCCTTGTCGATCGACGCTTCGGGCGCGACCGGCGCAGCGAGGGAGGCGATGATCTACGCCAATGTCATCGGCAGCGACCTGGGGCCGAAGATGACGCCCATCGGCTCATTGGCCACATTGCTGTGGCTGCACGTCCTGGCGCGGAAGGGCGTGAAGATCGGGTGGGGCTATTATTTCAAGGTGGGCATGGTGCTCACCCTGCCGGTTTTAGGCGTCGCCCTTGCGGCCCTGGCCTTACGCTTGAGCGTCTAG
- a CDS encoding helix-turn-helix transcriptional regulator — protein sequence MESEPAILALAALAQSTRLDAFRLLVRHAPDGLPAGEIADRLAVPTNTMSAHLGVLSRAGLIVSQRRSRSIIYRADLDRLGEVVLFLLKDCCQGRAELCQPLLAELAPCCD from the coding sequence ATGGAATCCGAACCGGCTATTCTCGCGCTCGCCGCCCTGGCGCAATCCACGCGACTGGACGCCTTTCGGCTGCTTGTCCGCCATGCGCCGGACGGACTGCCGGCCGGAGAGATCGCGGACCGGCTCGCCGTTCCGACCAATACGATGTCGGCGCATCTGGGCGTGCTGTCGCGCGCCGGACTGATTGTGTCCCAGAGGCGCAGCCGGTCGATCATCTACCGGGCTGATCTGGATCGACTGGGCGAGGTCGTGCTGTTCCTGCTCAAGGACTGCTGCCAGGGCCGCGCCGAGCTTTGCCAACCCCTGCTGGCCGAACTGGCCCCCTGCTGCGACTGA
- the arsC gene encoding arsenate reductase (glutaredoxin) (This arsenate reductase requires both glutathione and glutaredoxin to convert arsenate to arsenite, after which the efflux transporter formed by ArsA and ArsB can extrude the arsenite from the cell, providing resistance.), whose protein sequence is MDVVIYHNPACGTSRNTLALIRHVGIEPHVIEYLKTPPSRALLAQLVERMGGSVRDILREKGTPYADLGLDDAALSDDQLLDAIAAHPILMNRPIVVSPLGVKLCRPSEAVLDLLPDTLSKPFVKEDGQVILDA, encoded by the coding sequence ATGGACGTCGTCATCTATCACAACCCCGCCTGCGGCACGTCGCGCAACACCCTGGCCCTGATACGCCACGTCGGGATCGAGCCGCATGTGATCGAGTACCTGAAGACCCCGCCCAGCCGTGCGCTGCTGGCCCAACTGGTCGAACGGATGGGCGGATCGGTGCGCGATATCCTGCGCGAAAAGGGCACGCCCTACGCCGACCTCGGCCTGGACGACGCCGCCCTGTCGGACGACCAACTGCTGGACGCCATCGCGGCGCATCCGATTCTGATGAACCGCCCCATCGTCGTCTCGCCCCTGGGGGTGAAGCTGTGCCGCCCGTCCGAGGCGGTGCTGGACCTGCTGCCCGACACTCTCTCCAAGCCCTTCGTCAAGGAAGACGGCCAGGTCATTCTCGACGCCTAG
- a CDS encoding PadR family transcriptional regulator, protein MNNRQGSLTELEGAILSEIHHRGASTAFKVRKAFQDSMSLEWRGSAGAVYPAIRRLTDRGVIDAAETGSGRGTVLLSLTPQGVAVMEDWICDAERAASVGLDPFRLRSGMWDRLPPVRKAEALAALRRTVEAEIAALRQYVVSLDPIERPRIELAISLQLSRLDWLDGQRAS, encoded by the coding sequence ATGAACAATCGGCAAGGAAGCCTGACGGAGCTGGAAGGCGCCATCCTGTCGGAAATCCATCATCGCGGCGCCTCGACCGCCTTCAAGGTCCGCAAGGCGTTCCAGGATTCGATGTCTCTGGAATGGAGGGGCAGCGCGGGCGCCGTCTATCCGGCCATTCGACGATTGACGGATCGTGGCGTGATCGACGCGGCCGAGACGGGTTCGGGCCGGGGCACGGTTCTTCTGTCCCTGACGCCACAGGGAGTCGCGGTGATGGAAGACTGGATCTGCGACGCCGAGCGCGCCGCCAGCGTCGGTCTAGACCCCTTCCGCCTGCGCTCAGGCATGTGGGACCGTCTGCCGCCTGTCCGAAAGGCTGAGGCCCTGGCGGCCCTGAGGCGCACGGTGGAGGCGGAAATCGCCGCCTTGCGTCAGTATGTGGTGTCGCTGGACCCGATCGAGCGTCCCCGCATCGAACTGGCGATCAGTCTGCAGCTCAGCCGCCTGGACTGGCTGGACGGGCAACGCGCGTCATAG
- a CDS encoding retropepsin-like aspartic protease, giving the protein MIRSLFKRATAAACLAGVSLSAGLAAAQAAPVSQAPTQAPPLATAPAPAAAVARIPLYVSDGRALLMMRINGGHPAPVVFDTGTNGNLIYKSYADDMGMPNVGPSQSRDGSTGLMVPGYTTSLKGVTLGGYAITEGPATVFEFRDEDEVGIFGPNSFPGKLVEMNLAKGELRIMAPDAPQRPEGPGHAYSDDERLPVVALDLPGASVEATLDTGNDSAFLLPLSLVSQIKLKGEPRKIGIATSAAGTQPVYEAQADGPVKVGGVVVDSPKLRFIEGGTPNVGLPMMRKFRFVFDPTNERTWVLAGD; this is encoded by the coding sequence ATGATCCGGTCCTTGTTCAAACGCGCCACGGCAGCGGCCTGCCTGGCCGGAGTCAGCCTATCGGCTGGCCTTGCTGCGGCGCAAGCCGCGCCTGTCTCTCAAGCGCCCACTCAGGCGCCCCCTCTGGCGACCGCCCCCGCGCCGGCGGCCGCTGTGGCCCGCATCCCGCTCTATGTTTCGGACGGCCGGGCGCTTCTGATGATGCGGATCAACGGCGGCCATCCTGCGCCCGTCGTCTTCGACACCGGCACCAACGGCAACCTGATCTACAAGTCTTACGCCGACGACATGGGCATGCCGAATGTGGGCCCGTCCCAGTCCAGGGACGGCAGCACGGGCCTGATGGTGCCCGGCTATACGACCAGTCTGAAGGGGGTGACCCTGGGCGGCTATGCGATCACCGAGGGCCCCGCCACCGTCTTCGAGTTCAGGGACGAGGACGAAGTCGGCATCTTCGGTCCCAACAGCTTCCCCGGGAAACTGGTCGAGATGAACCTGGCGAAGGGCGAGCTTCGCATCATGGCGCCCGATGCGCCCCAGCGCCCCGAGGGCCCCGGACACGCCTATTCCGACGACGAACGCCTGCCGGTCGTCGCCTTGGACCTGCCGGGCGCCTCGGTCGAGGCCACCCTGGACACCGGCAACGACAGCGCCTTCCTGCTGCCGCTGTCTCTGGTCAGCCAGATCAAGTTGAAGGGCGAGCCGCGCAAGATCGGCATCGCGACCTCCGCCGCCGGAACCCAGCCGGTGTACGAGGCCCAGGCCGACGGCCCGGTCAAGGTCGGCGGCGTCGTGGTCGACAGCCCCAAGCTGCGTTTCATCGAGGGCGGAACCCCCAATGTCGGCCTGCCCATGATGCGCAAGTTCCGATTCGTCTTCGACCCCACCAACGAACGCACCTGGGTCCTGGCGGGCGACTGA
- a CDS encoding MarR family winged helix-turn-helix transcriptional regulator, producing MSSHPADLDDAFYLSFTEADAATTGDDPRGSLELVVSMRIAFVARAWITRANALFRGRGYTAAQRAHLYVLASKPKGLTQSELAAILRISEASLSRRIKLSIEEGLVSRHPFCGDGRANLIRLEPKGLEALNASDRVAREDRTRLLAGVTDEELAITAKVLKLLTDRIPQTPERSDA from the coding sequence ATGTCTTCCCACCCCGCCGATCTCGATGACGCCTTCTATCTAAGCTTTACGGAGGCGGATGCAGCGACGACCGGGGACGATCCGCGCGGAAGCCTGGAACTGGTCGTGTCGATGCGCATCGCCTTCGTGGCCCGGGCGTGGATCACGCGGGCCAATGCGCTGTTTCGCGGCCGAGGCTATACGGCGGCGCAGCGTGCGCACCTGTATGTTCTGGCGTCCAAGCCCAAGGGTCTGACGCAGTCGGAGCTGGCGGCGATCTTGCGGATATCGGAGGCGTCGCTGTCGCGCCGCATCAAGCTGTCGATCGAAGAGGGGCTGGTGTCACGCCATCCGTTTTGCGGCGACGGACGCGCCAACCTGATCCGGCTGGAACCCAAGGGGCTGGAGGCGCTGAACGCCTCCGATCGTGTGGCGCGTGAGGATCGCACCCGACTGCTGGCCGGCGTCACCGACGAGGAATTGGCCATTACCGCCAAGGTCCTGAAACTGCTGACGGACCGTATTCCGCAGACGCCCGAACGGTCCGACGCCTGA
- a CDS encoding thioesterase family protein, which produces MPKRDEGALAQRATYKAFHMVSTRWADNDQYGHINNAKFYEFVDSAVNAHLLIANALTESIGLVVDSGCRYTSSLKFPDVIEVGIKVDAIGTSSVTYGFAVFKRSVDVPAAIGHFVHVYVDAETRRPKPLPARLRSVVENLRAG; this is translated from the coding sequence ATGCCGAAACGAGACGAGGGCGCGCTGGCGCAACGGGCGACCTACAAGGCCTTTCACATGGTCTCCACCCGCTGGGCCGACAACGACCAGTACGGCCATATCAACAACGCCAAATTCTACGAGTTCGTGGACTCTGCGGTGAACGCCCACCTGCTGATCGCCAATGCGCTGACGGAATCGATCGGCCTGGTGGTGGACTCGGGCTGCCGCTACACCTCGTCGCTGAAGTTTCCCGATGTGATCGAAGTCGGGATCAAGGTCGATGCGATCGGCACCTCCAGCGTTACCTACGGCTTTGCGGTCTTCAAGCGCAGCGTCGATGTTCCCGCCGCCATCGGCCATTTCGTCCACGTCTATGTCGACGCCGAAACCCGCCGGCCCAAGCCGCTGCCGGCGCGGCTGAGAAGCGTGGTGGAGAACCTGCGCGCGGGGTAA
- a CDS encoding zinc-dependent alcohol dehydrogenase family protein → MSLQTRAAVLSRMGAVHPYADSRPLSVETVTLDPPGPGEVLVAIKAAGLCHSDLSVINGDRPRPLPMALGHEAAGVVEALGDGVTDLAIGDHVVMVFMPSCGHCDPCAGGRPALCEPGAAANGRGELLSGARRIFREGEPVNHHLGCSAFAERAVVSRRSLVKIDPDLSFEEAALFGCAVLTGVGAVVNTAQVRAGQSVVVIGLGGVGLASVLGALASGASPVVAVDLSEDKLALARTLGPVHTVNAADPDAVDQVRTLTNGGADVAFEMAGAVRALEAAWKMTRRGGTTVTAGLPPPDSALAVNIVSLVGEERTLRGSYIGTCVPSRDIPRYVALYRQGRLPVDRLMSGIIPLDDINTGFERLHAGEVVRLIVRP, encoded by the coding sequence ATGAGCCTCCAGACCCGCGCCGCCGTCCTGTCCCGCATGGGCGCCGTCCACCCTTACGCTGACAGCCGCCCCCTGTCGGTCGAGACCGTGACGCTGGACCCGCCCGGCCCGGGCGAGGTGCTGGTCGCGATCAAGGCGGCGGGCCTGTGCCATTCGGACCTGTCGGTCATCAACGGCGACCGCCCCCGTCCCCTGCCTATGGCCCTGGGTCACGAGGCGGCGGGCGTGGTCGAGGCGCTGGGGGACGGCGTCACCGATCTCGCCATCGGCGATCACGTCGTCATGGTCTTCATGCCGTCCTGCGGCCATTGCGACCCGTGCGCCGGCGGCCGTCCCGCCCTGTGCGAGCCCGGCGCCGCCGCCAACGGCCGGGGCGAACTGTTGTCCGGCGCCCGCCGCATCTTCCGCGAGGGCGAGCCCGTCAACCACCACCTGGGCTGCTCCGCCTTCGCCGAGCGGGCCGTCGTCTCACGCCGCTCCCTGGTCAAGATCGATCCCGACCTGTCCTTCGAGGAGGCGGCCCTGTTCGGCTGCGCCGTCCTGACCGGCGTCGGGGCCGTGGTGAACACCGCCCAGGTCCGCGCGGGTCAGAGCGTCGTCGTCATCGGCCTGGGCGGCGTGGGCCTGGCCAGCGTGCTCGGCGCCCTGGCCTCCGGCGCCAGCCCCGTCGTCGCCGTCGACCTGTCCGAGGACAAGCTGGCCCTGGCCCGCACCCTGGGGCCCGTCCACACCGTCAACGCCGCCGACCCCGACGCCGTCGATCAGGTCCGCACCCTGACGAACGGCGGCGCCGACGTCGCCTTCGAAATGGCCGGCGCGGTCCGGGCGCTGGAGGCGGCGTGGAAGATGACCCGGCGCGGCGGAACCACCGTCACTGCCGGCCTGCCGCCGCCCGATTCGGCCCTTGCCGTCAATATCGTCTCCCTGGTCGGCGAGGAGCGCACGCTGAGGGGCTCCTACATCGGAACCTGCGTCCCCAGCCGCGACATCCCCCGCTACGTCGCCCTGTATCGCCAGGGCCGCCTGCCCGTCGATCGCCTGATGAGCGGCATCATCCCCCTCGATGACATCAACACCGGTTTCGAACGCCTCCACGCCGGCGAGGTCGTGCGGCTGATCGTCAGACCCTGA
- a CDS encoding prolyl oligopeptidase family serine peptidase, with product MMMRGRGVGLVLAAVLMSGVAGGALAQNAGAQNAAPAVGPMVYQQPPAPIADILDAKPTPSSMLSPDRRTLVLMDRSNLPSIKALAEPMLRLAGTRINPRNNGAAESRVAWLTGLSLQAVDGGQPRVVALPDGARFTAPRFSPDAKSLAFVLDRPTGLELWVVDVASARARKLTDPVVNMTGGTGYEWLPDSSGLLVEAVPAGRGPAPDVTAAPTGPNIEETAGRVAPVRTYQDLLSNPGDEALFDHYFTSQLTLVPLNGRARTIGSPAVYLDASVSPDGQYILHEIAKRPYSYAVPDDLFPTEIVVTDLNGRVVRTVADLPLRDDVPTAFDAVAPGPRAVGWRADAPATLTWVEALDGGDIRREAEFRDRVFMQAAPFTGEPVKLIDLKERFGGIVWGKDDLAIVNSRWFNTRHETRFVVDPSNPGEGRVLLERNYQARYDNPGQPVTQPNAQGRSVIRFDPQGRILMSGAGATPQGEFPFLAAMDPATGRSERLWTSANTDYEYVVGFLDADGKRVVTQRETRLDPPNLQIRDLTTGQTTRLTNFPDPAPQLAEATRQLVTYERADGVKLSGTLYLPAGYDKDRDGPLPMLMWAYPAEFTDAAVAGQTVDVQNRFVRPGGSSHLFLLTQGYAIFDNPSMPIIGKDGAEPNDTYVEQLTADAQAAVDAVVAMGVADRDRIAVGGHSYGAFMTANLLVHTDLFRTGIARSGAYNRTLTPFGFQSEQRNYWEATEVYTEMSPFTYANKLNEPILLIHGDADDNSGTFPVQSERFYAALKGLGATARYVILPLEAHGYRARESVGHTLWEMTRWLDQYVKNAPPKPAAN from the coding sequence ATGATGATGCGTGGACGTGGGGTTGGGCTGGTTCTGGCGGCGGTGCTGATGAGCGGCGTGGCGGGTGGGGCGTTGGCCCAGAACGCGGGGGCCCAGAACGCGGCGCCGGCTGTGGGGCCGATGGTCTATCAGCAGCCGCCGGCGCCGATCGCGGACATCTTGGACGCCAAGCCGACGCCGTCGTCGATGCTGAGCCCGGATCGGCGGACGCTGGTGTTGATGGACCGGTCCAACCTACCCAGCATCAAGGCCCTGGCCGAGCCGATGCTGAGGCTGGCGGGGACGCGGATCAATCCGAGAAACAACGGCGCGGCCGAAAGCCGGGTGGCGTGGCTGACGGGGCTGAGCCTGCAGGCGGTGGACGGGGGGCAACCTCGCGTCGTGGCCCTGCCCGACGGCGCGCGGTTCACGGCGCCGCGGTTCTCGCCGGACGCCAAGTCGCTGGCCTTCGTGCTGGATCGTCCGACGGGGCTGGAGCTGTGGGTGGTGGACGTGGCCTCGGCGCGGGCGAGGAAGCTGACCGATCCGGTGGTCAATATGACGGGCGGGACGGGTTATGAGTGGCTGCCCGACAGTTCGGGCCTGCTGGTCGAGGCGGTGCCGGCGGGACGCGGTCCGGCGCCGGACGTGACGGCGGCGCCCACGGGGCCCAATATCGAGGAGACGGCCGGGCGGGTCGCGCCGGTGCGGACCTATCAGGACCTGTTGTCCAACCCCGGCGACGAGGCCCTGTTCGACCATTATTTCACCAGCCAGCTGACGCTGGTTCCGCTGAACGGCCGTGCACGGACGATCGGGTCGCCGGCGGTCTATCTGGACGCGTCGGTGTCGCCGGACGGTCAATACATCCTGCATGAGATCGCCAAGCGGCCCTATTCCTATGCGGTGCCGGACGACCTGTTCCCGACCGAGATCGTGGTGACGGATCTGAACGGTCGCGTGGTGCGCACGGTCGCCGACCTGCCGCTGCGGGACGATGTGCCGACCGCCTTCGACGCGGTGGCGCCGGGGCCGCGCGCGGTCGGCTGGCGCGCCGATGCGCCGGCGACCCTGACCTGGGTCGAGGCGCTGGACGGCGGCGACATCCGCCGCGAGGCTGAGTTCCGGGATCGGGTCTTCATGCAGGCTGCGCCCTTCACGGGCGAGCCCGTCAAGCTGATCGACCTGAAGGAACGGTTCGGCGGGATCGTGTGGGGCAAGGACGACCTGGCCATCGTCAACAGCCGCTGGTTCAACACCCGGCACGAGACGCGGTTCGTCGTCGATCCGTCCAACCCCGGCGAGGGCCGGGTGCTGCTGGAGCGGAACTATCAGGCCCGCTACGACAATCCGGGCCAGCCGGTGACCCAGCCGAATGCTCAAGGGCGGTCGGTGATCCGCTTCGATCCGCAGGGGCGCATCCTGATGTCGGGCGCGGGCGCGACGCCGCAGGGCGAGTTCCCCTTCCTGGCCGCGATGGACCCGGCGACGGGACGCAGCGAACGGCTGTGGACCTCGGCCAACACGGACTACGAATATGTGGTCGGCTTCCTGGATGCGGACGGCAAGCGGGTGGTGACGCAGCGCGAAACGCGGCTGGATCCGCCCAACCTGCAGATCCGCGACCTGACGACGGGCCAGACGACGCGGCTGACCAACTTCCCTGATCCGGCGCCGCAGCTGGCCGAGGCGACGCGGCAACTGGTGACCTATGAGCGGGCCGACGGGGTCAAGCTGTCGGGGACGCTGTATCTGCCGGCCGGTTACGACAAGGACCGCGACGGGCCGCTGCCGATGCTGATGTGGGCCTATCCGGCCGAGTTCACCGATGCGGCGGTGGCGGGCCAGACAGTGGATGTGCAGAACCGCTTCGTGCGGCCGGGCGGGTCCAGCCATCTGTTCCTGCTGACCCAGGGCTATGCAATCTTCGACAACCCCTCCATGCCCATCATCGGCAAGGACGGGGCCGAGCCGAACGACACCTATGTCGAGCAGCTGACCGCCGACGCCCAGGCCGCCGTGGATGCGGTGGTGGCGATGGGGGTGGCGGATCGCGACCGGATCGCCGTGGGCGGCCACAGCTACGGCGCCTTCATGACGGCGAACCTCTTGGTTCACACCGACCTGTTCCGGACCGGGATCGCGCGGTCGGGCGCCTATAACCGCACCCTGACGCCGTTCGGCTTCCAGTCGGAGCAGCGCAACTATTGGGAGGCGACCGAGGTCTATACCGAGATGTCGCCCTTCACCTATGCGAACAAGCTGAACGAGCCGATCCTGCTGATCCACGGCGATGCGGACGACAACTCGGGCACCTTCCCGGTCCAGTCCGAGCGGTTCTATGCGGCGCTGAAGGGGCTGGGGGCGACCGCGCGTTACGTCATCCTGCCACTGGAGGCGCACGGATACCGCGCGCGGGAATCGGTGGGCCACACCCTGTGGGAAATGACCCGCTGGCTGGACCAGTATGTGAAGAACGCCCCGCCGAAGCCGGCGGCGAACTGA
- a CDS encoding helix-turn-helix transcriptional regulator: protein MSVRRQSMSLNLDRLTAQEQDLLRLLAQGHTAKTIANLTGLSVNSVNERLRSARRKTGAVSSRELARRLADQAPQPPQEIRPKLFGVGRQTPERHWSGSDRAATGKVSLRRTAMAFAVIFAAALAGLVTSRFQYPAVSSSQPTSPPGSAAHSSGGEEWRGLFSPNVPAVAFLVPDPSKPYSATPQVMLICEGLSMTTIVRGFSPRDAWPQPEMDLRVGDVVVRTGSPQVKGDADDPALEYAFSIADEILEPLAQGASIAFTFDGQTISAPTISEPWRSRFVKACGDLVHPGMRRRGAVSARVY from the coding sequence ATGTCCGTTCGGCGCCAATCCATGTCTCTAAATCTCGATCGTCTCACCGCCCAAGAACAGGACCTGCTGCGTCTTCTGGCTCAGGGTCATACCGCCAAGACCATAGCCAATCTGACGGGCCTGTCGGTCAATAGCGTCAACGAAAGGCTCCGATCGGCACGGCGTAAAACCGGCGCAGTCAGCAGCCGCGAGTTGGCGCGCCGTCTCGCCGATCAAGCTCCACAGCCGCCACAAGAAATTCGGCCCAAACTATTCGGTGTTGGCCGCCAGACGCCCGAGCGGCACTGGTCGGGCTCGGATCGAGCGGCGACCGGCAAGGTCAGTTTGCGGAGAACAGCGATGGCGTTCGCAGTAATTTTTGCGGCCGCATTGGCGGGCCTTGTCACCAGCAGGTTTCAATATCCGGCTGTCTCATCCTCTCAACCCACATCACCGCCAGGGTCGGCTGCGCATAGCTCTGGAGGGGAGGAATGGAGAGGACTCTTCAGTCCCAACGTTCCGGCCGTCGCCTTCCTGGTTCCCGATCCGTCCAAACCGTACAGTGCGACCCCGCAGGTCATGCTAATCTGCGAAGGCCTTTCCATGACCACCATCGTGCGGGGATTTTCACCGCGCGATGCATGGCCCCAACCTGAAATGGACCTGCGGGTCGGCGATGTTGTGGTCAGAACAGGCTCGCCTCAGGTGAAAGGCGATGCTGACGATCCCGCCCTTGAATACGCATTTTCGATCGCAGACGAAATTTTGGAGCCCTTGGCGCAGGGCGCATCCATCGCCTTCACCTTTGATGGCCAGACCATTTCAGCGCCGACAATTTCTGAACCCTGGCGCAGCCGTTTCGTGAAGGCGTGCGGTGATCTGGTTCATCCCGGCATGCGCCGACGCGGCGCCGTCAGCGCCCGCGTCTATTGA